The genomic DNA GGGAACTCTGTATCTCTTCTAACGTATAACCTGTATACATCCATAGGTTTTTTTTCAAATCTTTCACGATTTTTGCTACCTTTTTCACTTCAGCAGCTTGAAAAAATGGATCTCCACCTGAAAATGTTACATCAGTTAATGGATTACTTGCAATCTCTTTCACAATTTCTTCTACTGTCATTTCCGTTCCGTTGCAAATATTCCACGATTTCGGATTATGGCAACCGACACAACGATGCGGACAGCCCGCAAAAAACACGACTGTCCGCAATCCTTCTCCATCTACTACACTATCATGAATAATATTCATCACTTTCATTTATGTTTCACCCGATCTATCTCTTCACTACGTTTCGCACTATTCCACTTCGACATATCTCCTACAAGATAGCCTGTTATACGGCGAATTCTTTCTATATTAGCCTCATCTTCATTCCCGCAACTTGGACATTCATTTCCAATAACCCCGTGATAACTACAGCACTTACAACGGTCAACAGGATGATTAATTGAACCGTATCCAACGCCATGTTCTGCCATGGCTTGTATAATTTGTTTTAATGCCTTTTTGTTATGCATCGCTGCTCCGTCCAGTTCAATATACGTAATGTGTCCTCCATTACAGAGAGCATGGAACGGGCCTTCTAAACGGATTTTATTTATCGCTTGAATGTTATAATAAACTGGAATATGGAATGAATTCGTATAGTAATTATGGTTCGTTATACCGCTAATCACGCCAAATTCTTCTCTATCTTTTTTCACAAACTTTCCTGATAATCCTTCTGCTGGAGTTGCAATTATCGAGAAATTTAGTTGATGTTCTTCTGTCGCTTTATCCATTCTATCTCTCATAAAGGAAATAATTTCGTACCCAAGTTTCCATGATTCTTCATCTTCCCCATGATGCTTTCCTGTTAAAGCTACTAAACATTCCGCAAGACCGATAAAACCAACACTTAACGTCCCTTGTTTTAAAATCGAAGCTACGGAGTCTTCAGGCTGCAATGCTTCTCCACCACGCCATACACCTTGTGAATATAAAAACTGAAAATCTCTTGCTCGCTTCGTACATTGATACGCAAATCTTTCTAATAACTGCTTAATTCCTAAATCTAAATAGTAGTTTAGCGCTTCAAAAAATGCTTCTTTTGAACCACTAATTAACGCTAATTTCACTAAGTTGATAGACGTAAATGATAAATTCCCTCTACCAATCGCGGTTTCTTCTCCATGTATATTAGACATAACACGGGTACGACATCCCATGTAACATACTTCACTTTCTGGTCTTCCATCATAATGCACTGCATTAAACGGAGCATCTAAAAATGAAAAGTTAGGGAATAATCGCTCTGCAGTTGTCTCTAATGCTAATTCAAATAAATCGTAATTCGGATCACTTTCTTCAAAATTCACACCTTTTTTCATCTTGAAAATTTGAATCGGAAAAATTGGTGTCTCTCCTTTACCAAGTCCAGCTTGTGTTGCTTTTAATAGTTGTTTAATTAACATTCTTCCTTCTTTTGATGTATCTGTTCCGTAATTAATAGAAATAAACGGTACTTGTCCTCCGCCCCTACTATGCATACTATTCGAATTATGAACGAAAGCCTCACACGCTTGATACGTATCATTTTCCGTTTCTTTCCATGCAAATTCTTCTATTTGTTCTTTCGTAAGCGGATATGATTGTAATCGTTTTTTATGTCTCTCAATTGTTTTTCGTACATAAGGTGCTAAATCAATATCAAAGAGTGCAAACGATTGACCGCCATGCTGCATATTTTGATTCGCTTGAAAAATAATAGACGAAAGAGCCAATGCACTTTTAATGTCTTGTGGTTGTCTCATATGTCCATGTCCAGTATGAAAACCGTTAGCAAGCATTTGCGCTAACGGAATTTGCGAACAAGTCGTCGTTCCTGTCGCATAAAAATCTAAATCATGTGGATATAATATATTTTCATTTATCGCTTTTTTCACTTGATCTGACAATAAATTCTCAACAGCATAATATTTTGCACTCTCAGATGCGAATGTTCCCATTACACCCATTGGAGAGCGGCCGTCTACGTTTGCATTTTCTTGCATTAAATCTTGTTCATTGCCGTGGACTATCGTCTCGAACACTTTCATTAATTCTTCTCCACGTGTATTATTTTGTAACATTTATAACCCTCCACCAATATGTTGTTGTCTTTTGATTAAAATGTTACTACATATAGTCTTGCTGTTTCTGTGAGAAATGTAACATTACTGTGAAATTTTTTTCACGAAATAATGAATTTTTCATTTACAAAAAAGAAATGTGCTCTTTACAAATGTATGGTACAATATACGGGAAAAACTCTTTTTACCCTTTATCAACACATTTGAATAAAGGAGACTGAACTTATGGTTACTACATATCTTTTATTTATCGTTGCCTACTTGCTTGGCTCGATTCCATTTGCACTAGTTGTTGGAAAAATTGGCTACGGAATCGATATTCGTGAGCACGGGAGCGGTAATCTAGGCGGAACAAACACAT from Bacillus cereus G9842 includes the following:
- a CDS encoding anaerobic ribonucleoside triphosphate reductase, translating into MLQNNTRGEELMKVFETIVHGNEQDLMQENANVDGRSPMGVMGTFASESAKYYAVENLLSDQVKKAINENILYPHDLDFYATGTTTCSQIPLAQMLANGFHTGHGHMRQPQDIKSALALSSIIFQANQNMQHGGQSFALFDIDLAPYVRKTIERHKKRLQSYPLTKEQIEEFAWKETENDTYQACEAFVHNSNSMHSRGGGQVPFISINYGTDTSKEGRMLIKQLLKATQAGLGKGETPIFPIQIFKMKKGVNFEESDPNYDLFELALETTAERLFPNFSFLDAPFNAVHYDGRPESEVCYMGCRTRVMSNIHGEETAIGRGNLSFTSINLVKLALISGSKEAFFEALNYYLDLGIKQLLERFAYQCTKRARDFQFLYSQGVWRGGEALQPEDSVASILKQGTLSVGFIGLAECLVALTGKHHGEDEESWKLGYEIISFMRDRMDKATEEHQLNFSIIATPAEGLSGKFVKKDREEFGVISGITNHNYYTNSFHIPVYYNIQAINKIRLEGPFHALCNGGHITYIELDGAAMHNKKALKQIIQAMAEHGVGYGSINHPVDRCKCCSYHGVIGNECPSCGNEDEANIERIRRITGYLVGDMSKWNSAKRSEEIDRVKHK
- the nrdG gene encoding anaerobic ribonucleoside-triphosphate reductase activating protein — its product is MKVMNIIHDSVVDGEGLRTVVFFAGCPHRCVGCHNPKSWNICNGTEMTVEEIVKEIASNPLTDVTFSGGDPFFQAAEVKKVAKIVKDLKKNLWMYTGYTLEEIQSSQNNDMIELLHYGDVLVDGRFEIEKKDLTLPFRGSSNQRIIRLKE